A single genomic interval of Microbacterium sp. LWO14-1.2 harbors:
- the gcvH gene encoding glycine cleavage system protein GcvH encodes MTDLTTLKYSEEHEWVAVDGAVATVGITDFAADALGDIVFVELPAVGTAVSRGDVFGEAESTKSVSELYAPVAGTVTEVNQAVVDDPALLNSSPFEDAWLIKVEVADDALDGLLDRDAYVAHTEG; translated from the coding sequence ATGACCGATCTGACCACCCTCAAGTACAGCGAAGAGCACGAGTGGGTCGCCGTCGACGGCGCGGTGGCGACCGTCGGCATCACCGACTTCGCCGCAGACGCCCTCGGTGACATCGTCTTCGTCGAGCTGCCGGCCGTGGGCACGGCGGTCTCTCGCGGCGACGTGTTCGGCGAGGCCGAGTCGACCAAGTCGGTGTCCGAGCTCTACGCCCCGGTCGCCGGCACGGTGACCGAGGTGAACCAGGCCGTCGTCGACGACCCTGCGCTGCTGAACTCCTCGCCGTTCGAGGACGCGTGGCTCATCAAGGTCGAGGTCGCGGACGACGCGCTCGACGGACTCCTCGACCGCGACGCCTACGTCGCGCACACGGAGGGCTGA
- a CDS encoding ABC transporter ATP-binding protein, protein MSAPEAVLTARNVSIEYEVDPPVKAVRDVSLTLHRGEILGLAGESGCGKTTLAYGMNRLLKAPALMTAGEIVFHDRDGTDIDVVALDGDGLRAFRWDKISMVFQGAMNSLNPVIDVRAQIFDIFDTHRPGMSKQDKQARAEELLTLVGVDPSRLRSFPHELSGGMRQRMMIAMALALDPQVMVMDEPTTALDVVVQRGIIREIMRLRERLGFAVIFITHDLPMLIEISDRIAVMLQGEIVEQGTAEEIYRTPQHEYTKRLLSSFPSLTGERGDFVRTGSRVSQEEIR, encoded by the coding sequence GTGAGCGCCCCGGAAGCCGTGCTGACCGCACGCAACGTGTCCATCGAGTACGAGGTCGATCCGCCGGTGAAGGCCGTGCGCGACGTGTCGCTGACGCTCCACCGGGGCGAGATCCTCGGACTCGCCGGCGAGTCGGGATGCGGCAAGACCACTCTCGCGTACGGCATGAACCGGCTGCTCAAGGCGCCGGCGCTGATGACCGCGGGCGAGATCGTCTTCCACGATCGCGACGGCACCGACATCGACGTGGTCGCGCTCGACGGCGACGGGCTGCGGGCCTTCCGCTGGGACAAGATCTCGATGGTGTTCCAGGGCGCGATGAACTCGCTCAACCCGGTGATCGACGTGCGGGCGCAGATCTTCGACATCTTCGACACCCACCGACCGGGCATGTCGAAGCAGGACAAGCAGGCGAGAGCCGAGGAGCTGCTGACGCTGGTGGGGGTCGACCCCTCGCGTCTGCGCAGCTTCCCGCACGAGCTCTCCGGCGGCATGCGCCAGCGCATGATGATCGCGATGGCGCTCGCCCTCGATCCGCAGGTCATGGTCATGGACGAGCCGACCACCGCGCTCGACGTCGTCGTGCAGCGGGGCATCATCCGCGAGATCATGCGCTTGCGCGAGCGCCTCGGGTTCGCGGTCATCTTCATCACCCACGACCTGCCGATGCTCATCGAGATCAGCGACCGCATCGCGGTGATGCTGCAGGGCGAGATCGTCGAGCAGGGCACGGCGGAGGAGATCTACCGCACCCCGCAGCACGAGTACACCAAGCGCTTGCTGTCGAGCTTCCCGAGCCTGACGGGGGAGCGCGGCGACTTCGTCCGCACCGGCAGCCGCGTCAGCCAGGAGGAGATCCGATGA
- the gcvT gene encoding glycine cleavage system aminomethyltransferase GcvT, with product MSDPRYTPLRDRHESLGASFTDFGGWQMPVRYTSDLAEHHAVRQSAGIFDISHMAEFTVRGAQAADYLDHALAGRLSALAVGKAKYSLLLAESGGIIDDVIVYRLGDEDYLVISNAGNRDAVREALSARTDGFTVEVDDVSDDYALIAVQGPNAEAILAETEGVADVSIPWSEQRYYAWATATFEGQPLLLARTGYTGEDGFELLVPAALAGSLWDAVLAAGKSHGLIPAGLAARDTLRLEAGMPLYGHELTLDTKPAQAGLGRVVVSAKESFVGKDAVDAASDARVLVGLAAEGKRAGRAGYAVVTEDGTPIGEVTSGALSPTLGHPIAMAYVDPSSAAEGSAVFLDVRGTRIPATVTALPFYRRTK from the coding sequence ATGTCCGACCCCCGCTACACCCCGCTGCGAGACCGCCATGAGTCTCTCGGCGCGTCCTTCACCGACTTCGGCGGCTGGCAGATGCCGGTCAGGTACACGTCGGACCTCGCCGAGCACCACGCGGTGCGCCAGTCCGCCGGGATCTTCGACATCTCGCACATGGCCGAGTTCACGGTGCGCGGCGCGCAGGCCGCCGACTATCTCGACCACGCCCTCGCCGGGCGCCTGTCGGCGCTCGCCGTGGGCAAGGCCAAGTACTCGCTGCTGCTCGCCGAGTCCGGCGGGATCATCGACGACGTCATCGTGTACCGACTCGGCGACGAGGACTACCTCGTCATCTCGAACGCCGGGAACCGGGATGCCGTGCGCGAGGCGCTCTCCGCCCGGACCGACGGCTTCACGGTCGAGGTCGACGACGTCTCCGACGACTACGCCCTCATCGCCGTGCAGGGTCCGAACGCCGAGGCGATCCTCGCCGAGACCGAGGGAGTCGCCGACGTCAGCATCCCGTGGTCGGAGCAGCGCTACTACGCGTGGGCGACCGCGACGTTCGAAGGTCAGCCGCTGCTGCTCGCTCGGACCGGGTACACGGGCGAGGACGGCTTCGAGCTGCTCGTCCCCGCGGCGCTCGCCGGTTCGCTGTGGGATGCCGTGCTCGCCGCCGGTAAGTCGCACGGGTTGATCCCGGCCGGTCTCGCCGCCCGCGACACGCTCCGCCTGGAGGCGGGCATGCCGCTCTACGGCCACGAGCTCACGCTCGACACGAAGCCCGCGCAGGCGGGCCTCGGCCGCGTCGTCGTCTCGGCGAAGGAGAGCTTCGTGGGGAAGGACGCCGTCGATGCGGCATCCGATGCCCGCGTCCTCGTCGGTCTCGCCGCCGAGGGCAAGCGCGCCGGTCGCGCCGGCTACGCGGTCGTGACCGAGGACGGCACGCCGATCGGCGAGGTCACGAGCGGTGCCCTGAGTCCGACCCTGGGGCATCCCATCGCGATGGCCTACGTCGATCCTTCTTCCGCTGCGGAGGGATCCGCAGTATTCCTTGACGTGCGGGGAACCCGCATCCCCGCGACCGTGACCGCCCTGCCTTTCTACCGGAGGACAAAATGA
- the nadB gene encoding L-aspartate oxidase, translated as MNVVVVGSGIAGLTAALHAAEAGHHVTLVTKGAIGDGCTGYAQGGVAGVYGTDDSAEQHAADTITAGAGLSDVGAVDVLVQGAAARIAELIARGVAFDRDADGRLLLGREAAHSHARIVHAGGDATGAAISRALVTAVRDDARIAVVERAMLVDLVVTDGAVRGIRLLAGTAIDELSADAVILATGGAGCLYAHTTNPEGTTGDGIAAAIRAGAAVADLEFVQFHPTVLAVGSPFLISEAVRGEGATLVDDAGRRFVFDTHPDGELAPRDVVSRAIARRAAAQGSPVHLDATMLGATRLARRFPTIDRVTRERGLDWSAHPLPVTPAAHYLMGGVQTDLDGRTTLRNLFAVGEVARTGVHGANRLASNSLLEGAVFGARAAAALTAPWTELQVAARPEQASPPVTAAVPFRRDALQRLMWDHVGLLRDTPGLEAALATVRAWAAAATPPETARAHEDANLLLLAEATASAALSRVDPVGAHYREPAPAPLLETV; from the coding sequence ATGAACGTCGTCGTGGTCGGATCCGGCATCGCCGGGCTCACCGCCGCGCTGCACGCCGCGGAAGCCGGTCACCACGTGACGCTCGTGACGAAGGGCGCCATCGGAGACGGATGCACGGGCTACGCACAGGGCGGCGTCGCCGGCGTCTACGGAACGGACGACTCCGCGGAGCAGCACGCCGCAGACACGATCACCGCCGGCGCGGGTCTCTCCGATGTCGGCGCCGTCGACGTGCTCGTGCAGGGCGCAGCCGCGCGGATCGCCGAGCTGATCGCCCGCGGCGTCGCCTTCGACCGGGATGCCGACGGTCGGCTGCTGCTGGGCCGGGAAGCCGCGCACAGCCACGCGCGCATCGTGCACGCGGGCGGCGATGCGACGGGTGCGGCGATCTCCCGGGCGCTCGTGACGGCGGTGCGCGACGACGCGCGGATCGCGGTCGTCGAGCGGGCCATGCTCGTCGACCTCGTCGTGACGGACGGCGCGGTGCGCGGCATCCGTCTGCTCGCGGGGACAGCGATCGACGAGCTCTCCGCGGATGCCGTGATCCTCGCGACCGGCGGCGCGGGGTGCCTGTACGCGCACACGACGAACCCGGAGGGGACGACGGGCGACGGCATCGCGGCAGCGATCCGCGCCGGTGCGGCCGTGGCCGACCTCGAGTTCGTGCAATTCCACCCGACCGTGCTCGCGGTCGGCTCCCCGTTCCTCATCTCGGAGGCCGTGCGCGGCGAAGGCGCGACGCTCGTGGACGACGCAGGACGGCGCTTCGTCTTCGACACGCACCCCGACGGCGAACTGGCTCCCCGTGACGTCGTGTCGCGGGCGATCGCGCGACGGGCCGCCGCCCAGGGCTCGCCCGTCCATCTCGATGCGACGATGCTCGGGGCGACCAGGCTGGCCCGACGGTTCCCGACGATCGATCGGGTCACCCGCGAGCGCGGTCTCGACTGGTCGGCGCATCCCCTCCCCGTCACACCCGCGGCGCACTATCTCATGGGCGGGGTGCAGACCGACCTCGACGGCCGCACCACCCTCCGGAACCTCTTCGCGGTCGGCGAGGTCGCCCGCACCGGTGTGCACGGCGCGAACAGACTCGCCTCGAACTCGCTGCTGGAGGGGGCGGTGTTCGGCGCCCGCGCGGCAGCCGCGCTCACGGCTCCGTGGACCGAGCTGCAGGTCGCCGCCCGCCCGGAGCAGGCTTCCCCGCCCGTGACCGCCGCCGTCCCGTTCCGCCGCGACGCGCTGCAGCGGCTGATGTGGGATCATGTCGGACTGCTCCGCGACACCCCCGGCCTCGAGGCGGCCCTCGCGACCGTGCGCGCCTGGGCTGCGGCTGCGACGCCGCCTGAGACGGCCAGGGCGCATGAGGACGCGAATCTGCTCCTGCTGGCCGAGGCCACGGCATCCGCCGCCCTCTCCCGCGTCGACCCGGTCGGCGCGCACTATCGCGAACCCGCTCCCGCACCCCTTCTGGAGACCGTCTGA
- the nadA gene encoding quinolinate synthase NadA gives MSITFVPTPSVPTSDASVDHAIQAIVAGASTDATCTTDLAAGPWDFDIRPGYGPGSSMGDVIPTGAPRQGELPAEYREATEEELDRRIRAAKEVLGDRVVILGHFYQREEVVRHADYVGDSFQLATAAKDRPDAEAIVFCGVHFMAETADLLSGPDQAVVLPNLAAGCSMADMADIGQVEDCWEQLADVLGDLDEQDEDGRVPVIPVTYMNSSAAIKGFVGRHGGIVCTSSNAQTVLEWAFERGRRVLFFPDQHLGRNTAKAMGVPLSQMPMWNPRKPIGGSTEAELADSRVILWHGFCSVHRRFTVGQIDQARAEHPGVRVIVHPECPMEVVDAADEAGSTDYIRRAIAAATEPTTFAIGTEINLVRRLAAQFPQHEIFCLDPVVCPCSTMYRIHPGYLAWVLEELVAGRTPNRIRVTSDVADPARTALERMLAAKPPVAASAR, from the coding sequence ATGAGCATCACCTTCGTCCCCACCCCGTCCGTGCCGACCTCGGACGCCTCCGTGGATCACGCGATCCAGGCGATCGTCGCCGGCGCCTCGACCGACGCGACCTGTACGACGGACCTCGCCGCAGGGCCCTGGGACTTCGACATCCGGCCCGGCTACGGACCGGGGTCGTCGATGGGCGACGTCATCCCCACCGGCGCACCTCGGCAGGGCGAGCTCCCCGCCGAGTATCGCGAGGCGACCGAGGAGGAGCTCGACCGGCGGATCCGTGCTGCGAAGGAGGTGCTCGGCGATCGCGTCGTGATCCTCGGCCACTTCTATCAGCGGGAGGAGGTCGTGCGGCACGCCGACTACGTCGGCGACTCCTTCCAGCTCGCGACGGCGGCGAAGGACCGACCGGATGCCGAGGCCATCGTGTTCTGCGGAGTGCACTTCATGGCCGAGACGGCGGACCTGCTCTCCGGGCCCGACCAGGCCGTCGTGCTGCCGAACCTCGCCGCCGGCTGCTCCATGGCGGACATGGCCGACATCGGTCAGGTCGAGGACTGCTGGGAGCAGCTGGCCGATGTGCTCGGCGACCTCGACGAGCAGGACGAGGACGGGCGCGTCCCGGTGATCCCCGTGACCTACATGAACTCCTCCGCGGCGATCAAGGGCTTCGTCGGACGCCACGGCGGGATCGTGTGTACCTCCTCGAACGCGCAGACGGTGCTCGAGTGGGCGTTCGAGCGCGGTCGCCGCGTGCTCTTCTTCCCCGACCAGCACCTCGGCCGCAACACGGCGAAGGCCATGGGCGTTCCGCTCTCGCAGATGCCGATGTGGAACCCGCGCAAACCGATCGGCGGATCCACCGAGGCGGAGCTCGCCGACTCCCGCGTCATCCTCTGGCACGGGTTCTGCTCCGTGCACCGCCGATTCACGGTCGGCCAGATCGACCAGGCGCGTGCCGAGCACCCGGGGGTCCGCGTCATCGTGCACCCCGAGTGCCCGATGGAGGTCGTCGACGCCGCCGACGAGGCGGGATCGACCGACTACATCCGTCGGGCCATCGCCGCCGCGACCGAGCCGACGACCTTCGCGATCGGCACCGAGATCAACCTGGTCCGGCGTCTCGCCGCACAGTTCCCGCAGCACGAGATCTTCTGCCTCGACCCGGTCGTGTGCCCGTGCTCTACGATGTACCGCATCCACCCCGGCTATCTCGCGTGGGTGCTGGAAGAACTCGTGGCCGGTCGCACCCCCAACCGCATCCGGGTGACGTCCGACGTGGCCGACCCCGCCCGTACCGCGCTGGAGCGGATGCTGGCCGCGAAGCCCCCGGTGGCGGCGAGCGCGCGATGA
- a CDS encoding ABC transporter permease, with product MKFYARRIGFYAFTLWAAISINFLLPRMMPGNPADIMIAKMQRAGGEVSETTIRNIKLLLGGDDSSLWEQYLSYWGRMFQGDLGVSVTKFPTPVTELIGQALPWTLILVGTATVISFILGVVLGAWAGWKRGTWVDHIIPATTVLQSIPYFWMALILVAVFAVGLGWFPIFGGYDVFDFPDGPEPTWAFFSNALSHAILPALTIVVSSVGGWLFGMRNMMVQTMSEDYVLTAEAKGLRPRRIMTTYAARNAAIPSIAGFSITLGFVVAGSIVMEQVFTYPGIGKLMFQAVTNNDYALMQGLFLVITITVLAANFFMDLIYGFIDPRARQNV from the coding sequence ATGAAGTTCTACGCACGACGAATAGGGTTCTACGCGTTCACGCTGTGGGCCGCCATCTCCATCAACTTCCTGCTTCCCCGCATGATGCCGGGCAATCCCGCCGACATCATGATCGCCAAGATGCAGCGCGCGGGCGGCGAGGTCTCCGAGACCACCATCCGCAACATCAAACTGCTGCTCGGTGGCGACGACTCCTCCCTCTGGGAGCAGTACCTCTCCTACTGGGGGCGGATGTTCCAGGGCGACCTGGGCGTCTCCGTCACCAAGTTCCCGACCCCGGTGACCGAGTTGATCGGTCAGGCGCTGCCGTGGACGCTGATCCTCGTCGGCACCGCGACCGTCATCTCCTTCATCCTCGGCGTCGTGCTCGGCGCCTGGGCAGGGTGGAAGCGCGGCACGTGGGTCGACCACATCATCCCCGCGACGACCGTGCTGCAGTCCATTCCGTACTTCTGGATGGCCCTCATCCTCGTCGCCGTCTTCGCCGTGGGGCTCGGATGGTTCCCGATCTTCGGCGGCTACGACGTGTTCGACTTCCCCGACGGCCCGGAGCCCACGTGGGCGTTCTTCTCCAACGCGCTGTCGCACGCGATCCTGCCCGCGCTCACCATCGTGGTCAGCTCGGTCGGCGGATGGCTGTTCGGCATGCGCAACATGATGGTGCAGACGATGTCGGAGGACTACGTGCTCACCGCTGAGGCGAAGGGCCTGCGTCCCCGTCGCATCATGACGACCTACGCCGCGCGCAACGCCGCCATCCCGTCGATCGCCGGCTTCTCGATCACCCTCGGCTTCGTGGTCGCCGGCTCGATCGTCATGGAGCAGGTGTTCACCTACCCCGGCATCGGCAAGCTCATGTTCCAGGCCGTGACGAACAACGACTACGCCCTCATGCAGGGCCTGTTCCTCGTCATCACGATCACGGTGCTCGCCGCCAACTTCTTCATGGACCTGATCTACGGATTCATCGACCCGAGGGCGCGCCAGAATGTCTGA
- a CDS encoding ABC transporter permease, with translation MSDTKLTPMQIVKEQPTSEPATTVTLATQKPKKGRGLMPTRSAKFIVGMVLVLSIVLFAIIAPMFTQNPRSTDNAALQPPSAEHWLGTTKLGNDTLAQLAIGAQGSLLVGLVAGGIAIVLSLVFGVLAGYLGGWREDALALLTNVMIVIPGLPLVMVIASFVPQRSWQLVAFVLGITSWAGAAYVLRLQTRSLRTRDYVYASKVAGERSFRVILVEIMPNLLPLLTAQFLFAIIFAILGEAGLSYLGLGPNSSITWGSILNDAQSGQALGRGAWWWFVPPGVMIALLGAGLALINFAIDEVINPKLRNAPDAARRVRKAAKTKGVAA, from the coding sequence ATGTCTGACACCAAGCTCACCCCGATGCAGATCGTCAAGGAGCAGCCGACCTCGGAGCCGGCCACCACCGTCACGCTCGCGACGCAGAAGCCGAAGAAGGGGCGCGGTCTGATGCCGACCCGCTCGGCGAAGTTCATCGTCGGCATGGTGCTCGTGCTGTCGATCGTGCTGTTCGCGATCATCGCGCCGATGTTCACGCAGAACCCGCGCAGCACGGACAACGCCGCTCTGCAGCCTCCGTCCGCCGAGCACTGGCTCGGCACCACCAAGCTCGGCAACGACACGCTCGCCCAGCTCGCGATCGGCGCGCAGGGATCGCTGCTGGTCGGGCTCGTCGCCGGCGGCATCGCGATCGTCCTGTCGCTGGTCTTCGGCGTCCTCGCCGGCTATCTCGGCGGCTGGCGTGAGGACGCGCTCGCGCTGCTGACGAACGTCATGATCGTCATCCCCGGCCTCCCGCTCGTGATGGTGATCGCGTCGTTCGTCCCGCAGCGCAGCTGGCAGCTCGTGGCGTTCGTGCTCGGCATCACCTCGTGGGCGGGTGCCGCCTACGTGCTGCGGCTGCAGACCCGCTCGCTCCGCACCCGCGACTACGTGTACGCGTCGAAGGTCGCGGGTGAGCGCTCGTTCCGGGTCATCCTCGTCGAGATCATGCCGAACCTGCTGCCGCTGCTGACCGCGCAGTTCCTGTTCGCGATCATCTTCGCGATCCTCGGCGAGGCCGGCCTGTCGTACCTCGGTCTCGGCCCCAACTCGTCTATCACGTGGGGCAGCATCCTCAACGACGCGCAGTCCGGCCAGGCGCTCGGTCGAGGCGCCTGGTGGTGGTTCGTGCCGCCGGGTGTGATGATCGCGCTCCTCGGGGCGGGGCTCGCGCTCATCAACTTCGCGATCGACGAGGTCATCAACCCCAAGCTGCGCAACGCACCCGACGCGGCTCGCCGCGTGCGCAAGGCCGCCAAGACGAAGGGAGTCGCCGCGTGA
- a CDS encoding NUDIX domain-containing protein — protein MSTVILTLRRAESGDPVLALPLVRRTRAPFDSEWALPGGWLTAAESPVDAAARTLAETTGLTPSYLEQLYAFGAVDRSPTRVVSIVYWALLRQDDVDAQSAAHRASGHAPENVRWFDLSERPPLAFDHDKIVDYALWRLRNKVGYSRVAQGFLPAEFTLSDLREAYQSILGRQLDPANFRRQVEATGNLIPTDRFRTGSHRPARLYRYDTDVELADHGPLGPEETSIR, from the coding sequence GTGTCGACCGTGATCCTCACGCTGCGGCGCGCGGAGAGCGGCGACCCCGTGCTCGCCCTCCCCCTCGTGCGTCGCACCCGCGCGCCCTTCGACAGCGAGTGGGCGCTGCCGGGCGGCTGGCTCACCGCGGCCGAGTCCCCCGTGGACGCCGCAGCGCGCACCCTCGCCGAGACCACCGGCCTCACGCCCAGCTACCTCGAGCAGCTCTACGCGTTCGGGGCCGTCGACCGCTCCCCCACGCGGGTCGTGTCGATCGTGTACTGGGCGCTGCTCCGCCAGGACGACGTCGACGCGCAGAGCGCCGCGCACCGCGCATCCGGTCACGCGCCCGAGAACGTGCGCTGGTTCGATCTCTCCGAGCGCCCTCCTCTCGCCTTCGACCACGACAAGATCGTCGACTACGCCCTGTGGCGCCTCCGCAACAAGGTGGGCTACAGCCGCGTCGCGCAGGGGTTCCTCCCCGCCGAGTTCACGCTCTCCGATCTCCGCGAGGCGTACCAGTCGATCCTCGGCCGCCAGCTCGACCCCGCGAACTTCCGCCGTCAGGTCGAGGCGACGGGGAACCTGATCCCCACCGACCGCTTCCGCACCGGGAGCCACCGCCCCGCACGCCTCTACCGATACGACACCGATGTGGAGCTGGCCGACCACGGCCCGCTCGGACCCGAGGAAACGAGCATCCGATGA
- a CDS encoding ATP-binding cassette domain-containing protein codes for MSAPTLEARNLVKDFHLRSGFKTSVLHAVKDVSFTIEAGKTVALVGESGSGKSTIARMLMKLETPTSGQILLDGQETGTSGRAVEAYRSQVQMVFQDPFASLNPYHTIFHHLERPIRLHHPRLSRTEVRDRALELLERVRLTPAESFAERRPHELSGGQRQRVAIARALAPGARFIVADEPVSMLDVSIRLGVLNLLADLQREDDLGVLYITHDLATARHFSDEIMVLYKGDVVERGPADDVILNPQHEYTRTLLGAAPEPENLGRLRDEVRAELAGL; via the coding sequence ATGAGCGCCCCCACCCTCGAAGCGCGGAACCTCGTCAAGGACTTCCACCTGCGGTCCGGGTTCAAGACCTCGGTACTGCACGCCGTGAAGGACGTGTCGTTCACGATCGAGGCGGGCAAGACGGTCGCGCTCGTCGGCGAGTCGGGATCGGGCAAGTCGACGATCGCGCGGATGCTGATGAAGCTGGAGACCCCGACGAGCGGGCAGATCCTGCTCGACGGGCAGGAGACGGGCACGAGCGGCCGCGCGGTCGAGGCGTACCGCTCGCAGGTGCAGATGGTGTTCCAGGACCCGTTCGCGTCGCTGAACCCGTACCACACGATCTTCCACCACCTCGAGCGGCCGATCCGGCTGCACCACCCGCGGCTGTCGCGGACCGAGGTGCGCGATCGTGCTCTCGAACTGCTGGAGCGCGTGCGCCTCACGCCGGCGGAGAGCTTCGCCGAGCGGCGCCCCCACGAGCTCTCCGGCGGACAGCGTCAGCGCGTCGCGATCGCGCGCGCCCTCGCGCCGGGCGCGCGGTTCATCGTCGCCGACGAGCCCGTCTCGATGCTCGACGTGTCGATCAGGCTCGGGGTGCTCAACCTGCTCGCCGACCTGCAGCGCGAAGACGACCTCGGCGTGCTGTACATAACGCACGACCTCGCCACCGCGCGCCACTTCAGCGACGAGATCATGGTGCTCTACAAGGGCGACGTCGTCGAGCGAGGACCCGCGGACGACGTCATCCTGAACCCGCAGCACGAGTACACGAGGACCCTGCTCGGCGCTGCGCCCGAGCCCGAGAACCTGGGCCGTCTGCGCGACGAGGTGAGGGCGGAGCTCGCGGGGCTCTGA
- a CDS encoding ABC transporter substrate-binding protein, protein MIRTGKRKIALTAVAGASVLALGLTACGAGGNDGSGADGDRALRVWAGSQTPITANYNPFAPTVLHGALGPIYEPLFFFNKTSDSEPEGMIGDTYEYNEDGTVITITIKPDLKWSDGEPLTAADVAFSFNYEANNPEGNGLVSAEATDDTTVVLTYSTAQFTTEFQRLGSTYILPEHIWKDVDDYANFANEEPVGSGPYVVDKTTSESYTLVANENFRGADDLGVKKVQYIAVDNNQTAQDLLAAGKLDWTGMFIPNPDDVTANGAISWINTPQDPTVLYTCSNAELGCSGPQTDVAVRQALNAAIDRGTIKDKAFVGLTGDISPTYALLPRDEKWVADSANEVSPQEADAAEAGSILEAAGYTKGSDGIYEKDGQKVELTLTSVDGWTDYNDAAKLIAEQAEAAGIKINASTVQWQEFSDSRQSGDFQLIVGGMVGTSVADPFQIYRDWFGGTTVGSTGPVGEEVPTGRWNFSRYNNPVVDQAVQSAISTNDEATKKELYGTIQTEIVRDLPYIPLVINATQTFYNTKDYTGWPTEDDLYAFPPSWGSIAAGYVLTHLQPAK, encoded by the coding sequence ATGATCCGTACCGGAAAGCGCAAGATCGCGCTCACCGCCGTGGCGGGGGCTTCCGTCCTCGCCCTGGGCCTGACGGCCTGTGGCGCGGGTGGCAACGACGGGAGCGGCGCAGACGGCGACCGCGCGCTCCGTGTCTGGGCCGGAAGCCAGACCCCGATCACGGCGAACTACAACCCCTTCGCGCCCACCGTGCTCCACGGTGCGCTCGGCCCCATCTACGAGCCGCTGTTCTTCTTCAACAAGACCTCCGACTCCGAGCCGGAGGGCATGATCGGCGACACGTACGAGTACAACGAGGACGGCACGGTGATCACGATCACCATCAAGCCCGACCTCAAGTGGAGCGACGGCGAGCCGCTCACCGCAGCCGACGTCGCGTTCTCCTTCAACTACGAGGCGAACAACCCCGAGGGCAACGGCCTCGTCTCGGCCGAGGCGACCGACGACACCACGGTCGTGCTCACCTACTCGACCGCGCAGTTCACGACCGAGTTCCAGCGTCTCGGCTCGACGTACATCCTCCCCGAGCACATCTGGAAGGACGTCGACGACTACGCGAACTTCGCCAACGAGGAGCCCGTCGGATCCGGTCCCTACGTGGTCGACAAGACCACGAGCGAGTCGTACACCCTCGTCGCGAACGAGAACTTCCGCGGCGCCGACGACCTCGGGGTCAAGAAGGTGCAGTACATCGCGGTCGACAACAACCAGACCGCGCAGGACCTGCTCGCCGCCGGCAAGCTCGACTGGACCGGCATGTTCATCCCGAACCCCGACGACGTCACCGCGAACGGCGCGATCTCCTGGATCAACACCCCGCAGGACCCGACCGTCCTCTACACCTGCTCGAACGCCGAGCTGGGCTGCTCCGGCCCGCAGACCGACGTCGCCGTGCGCCAGGCGCTGAACGCGGCGATCGATCGCGGCACGATCAAGGACAAGGCGTTCGTCGGCCTGACCGGCGACATCTCGCCCACGTACGCGCTGCTTCCCCGCGACGAGAAGTGGGTCGCCGACTCCGCGAACGAGGTCAGCCCGCAGGAGGCGGACGCCGCCGAGGCCGGGTCGATCCTCGAAGCCGCCGGCTACACGAAGGGCTCCGACGGCATCTACGAGAAGGACGGCCAGAAGGTCGAGCTCACGCTCACCTCGGTCGACGGCTGGACCGACTACAACGACGCCGCGAAGCTGATCGCCGAGCAGGCCGAGGCCGCGGGCATCAAGATCAACGCCTCGACCGTGCAGTGGCAGGAGTTCTCCGACTCGCGTCAGAGCGGTGACTTCCAGCTCATCGTCGGAGGCATGGTCGGCACCTCCGTGGCCGACCCGTTCCAGATCTACCGCGACTGGTTCGGCGGCACGACCGTCGGCTCCACCGGCCCCGTGGGCGAAGAGGTGCCGACCGGCCGCTGGAACTTCAGCCGCTACAACAACCCGGTCGTCGACCAGGCCGTGCAGTCCGCGATCAGCACGAACGACGAGGCGACGAAGAAGGAGCTGTACGGGACGATCCAGACCGAGATCGTGCGCGACCTGCCGTACATCCCGCTGGTGATCAACGCGACCCAGACCTTCTACAACACGAAGGATTACACGGGCTGGCCGACCGAGGACGACCTCTACGCCTTCCCGCCGTCCTGGGGCTCGATCGCGGCAGGCTACGTCCTGACGCATCTGCAGCCGGCCAAATAG